The following are encoded together in the Mesoterricola sediminis genome:
- a CDS encoding YybH family protein, with protein sequence MFALPLTLALAAVAAEPQQPLSPPAAGLVTTEYAFAAKAAQDGTRAAFLANYHQDGLYYIPRPVNGVAYFKTQLEFDTLLAWAPTKAEVSSAGDLGYTTGPWTFKLNKNEKGTEPSAFGWYISVWGRDNGGPWKVLLDIGISTPDPKDLPVQPVALPNPKAAAPAATGTPKASPELESLEAAFSSAAASNITSAYTKYVDEGSRLYHAGRFPQEGVKSLPRYLDPWPVSFKVEGSYIASSGDLGMTRGLLTRTENPGKPNAKVTQAHFVHVWRKVGNAWKLAVEVEGLPLQPKK encoded by the coding sequence ATGTTCGCCCTGCCCCTCACCCTCGCCCTGGCCGCCGTGGCGGCCGAACCTCAGCAGCCGCTCAGCCCCCCGGCGGCCGGCCTCGTGACCACCGAGTACGCCTTCGCGGCCAAGGCCGCGCAGGACGGCACCCGGGCGGCCTTCCTGGCCAACTACCACCAGGACGGCCTCTACTACATCCCCCGGCCCGTCAATGGTGTGGCCTACTTCAAGACCCAGCTGGAGTTCGACACGCTCCTCGCCTGGGCCCCCACCAAGGCCGAGGTCTCCTCCGCCGGTGACCTGGGCTACACCACCGGCCCCTGGACCTTCAAGCTGAACAAGAACGAGAAGGGCACGGAGCCCTCCGCCTTCGGCTGGTACATCAGCGTGTGGGGGCGCGACAACGGCGGCCCCTGGAAGGTCCTGCTGGACATCGGCATCAGCACCCCCGACCCCAAGGACCTCCCCGTCCAGCCCGTGGCCCTCCCCAACCCCAAGGCCGCCGCCCCCGCCGCCACCGGCACCCCCAAGGCCTCCCCCGAGCTGGAGAGCCTCGAGGCCGCCTTCAGCAGCGCCGCCGCCAGCAACATCACCTCCGCCTATACCAAGTACGTGGACGAGGGCTCCCGCCTCTACCACGCGGGCCGCTTCCCCCAGGAAGGCGTCAAGAGCCTGCCCCGGTACCTGGATCCTTGGCCCGTCTCCTTCAAGGTCGAGGGCTCGTACATCGCCAGCAGCGGCGACCTGGGCATGACCCGCGGCCTCCTCACCCGCACCGAGAACCCCGGCAAGCCCAACGCCAAGGTCACCCAGGCCCACTTCGTGCACGTCTGGCGCAAGGTCGGCAACGCCTGGAAGCTGGCCGTGGAGGTCGAAGGCCTGCCCCTCCAGCCCAAGAAGTAG
- a CDS encoding (2Fe-2S)-binding protein produces the protein MASLRLTINGRTQVVQAGPDTPLLWVLRDRLRLTGTKFGCGVGVCGACTVLQDGKPVRSCQVTAAAAQGKAIVTVEGLASEHAHLQQAWLEEDVAQCGYCQPAMLITAAGLLREHPAPTDQEIDKAFEGVICRCGTYGRIRKAVHRAAKGGK, from the coding sequence ATGGCCTCCCTCCGCCTCACCATCAACGGCCGGACCCAGGTGGTCCAGGCCGGGCCGGACACCCCGCTGCTCTGGGTGCTCCGGGACCGGCTGCGCCTCACGGGCACCAAGTTCGGCTGCGGCGTGGGCGTCTGCGGGGCCTGCACGGTCCTCCAGGACGGCAAGCCCGTGCGCAGCTGCCAGGTCACCGCGGCGGCGGCCCAGGGCAAGGCCATCGTCACGGTGGAGGGGCTGGCCTCTGAGCACGCGCACCTGCAGCAGGCCTGGCTGGAGGAGGACGTGGCCCAGTGCGGCTATTGTCAGCCCGCCATGCTCATCACCGCCGCCGGCCTGCTCCGGGAACACCCGGCGCCCACGGATCAGGAAATCGATAAAGCCTTTGAAGGCGTCATTTGCCGCTGCGGTACCTATGGCAGGATCCGGAAGGCCGTTCATCGCGCGGCCAAGGGAGGGAAATGA